CCCGCCGGACTACCCCCCAGGAGCTGCGCCCAGCGGTAGGGCAGCAGCACCGCGAGCACCCCCGCCGCCGCCGCCCAAACCGGATCCTCCGTGTGACGGCGCGCCAACCGCCAGGTCAGCCAAACGGTCAGCCAGAGCGAAAACAGACCCGTCAGGTTGTAGGCGGCCGCGCGCGGTAAGACCACGGAGCCCAACGCGAACACCCACGACATCGGCGCGTAATGCGCGTGCAGCCGAAACCGCTCCGCGTCATCGCCGGTGTTGAACTCGTAGATGTTGTGAAACCAGGGCGTGCGGCCCGAGAGCATGTCTGCCGCCAGCCAATAGTGATAGAAGAGCTGCAGGTGATCGCCCGGCACCATCCGCCGCTCCGCGCCGATCTCAATGTTTTGGGAGGAGGACGGAATGCCGACACTGAGCCGCCGCGCTAGCGGCCAGGAGAAGACTATCCAGACCGCGAACGTCGCTGCGGCCAGCCCTGTCGCCGCGGCGACGGCACGCCTGTGGGTCCCAGCGCTCACCGGCCGTCCAACTGCGCAATCGCGGCGTCGAGGTCCTCGCCCCGGTCCACCGCGGCAACCAGCCTCGCCGCGATCCGGCTGCGCCGCTGCAGCTGCGGCACTACTTCGCACAGGCGCGCGCGGATCGCCGCGCGATCGCGCCATGCAAGCTCCAAATGCGCCGCGACCGACTCCGCGCCGAACTCTGCAAAATCGAGGCTGCGCTCGCGCAAACCGATCCGCCGATAGTAGTGGTGAACCTTCGGCTGGTAGGCCAGACCGCAGATCGGCGTCAGCTCCGAAGAAGCCAAAATCATCGCGTGCAACCGCATGCCAAACAACAGCTCCACCCGGCGCAGCATTCCCTTCAGGTCCGCCGGGGAGTGCTCGACATTCGTGACGACCGCAGAGGGCTGCGCCGGTGTGCCAGCCAGCCTCGCGGCGAGTCGGCGCGTGATCGGCACGTCCGCGTGCTGCGTCGCGACGAGCACCACCCGCGCGCCGATCTGCCGGTTCGCGCGGTTCAGCGCCTCGGCCATCGTCTGCAGAAACCGTTCGGGCGTCAGGCGGGGGCCGCCCACGCCGGCCCACGAATCGAGATATCGGTTGATGTTCACCGCAAGCAATGGCGGCGCGAGCGCGGGATCGGCGCCGGCCGCACGCCACAGCGCGTCCGCGCGCGCATCATCGCAGGCGGGAGCAGTGAGCGCCGCGTCGGCAGTAACCACCAGCCGCGGGTTCCGCAGGCCGAGCTCCCGCAGCACATCGCGCGAATCCTCGTCCCGTACGGTGATGAACGTCATTCGTTCGGCAAGCTCGCGCAACATCCGGCGCCCAGCCGCGGTGGTGACGGGGCCGGCGCCCACGTTGTAGGCGGCGAAGCGCCGTCCGCGACGATGCGCACAGCCAAGCACCACATACAGCGACGAGAGGAAGTTGAACATCGGGTTCCATAACGCGCGGTCGAACAGAATCGCATCGAAAATCAGTGAGAGGTCCGTCCGCAGCACCGATCGCCAGGTGGTCGGGCCCAGCATCCGCAACGAGCCGGTCCAGGGCAGCAGACTCACCGGCTCGACGTCCGGCCCGTATTCCGAACGAATGAACGTCGGTCGCGTGGTCGGCACCTCATAGCGAAGCGGGCGGCCGCACGCCGCATTGATTTCGGCGCGGATCGCCGCAATCAGCGCCGCGTCGCCCGCGTTGCGGCCCGACGCGGAGCCGAGCAGCGTGACCGCACGCAGCGCACCACCAGCGGTCGGCTTGTCGTCCATGGGTGCCCATGCTACCGGTTCGTCATGGACGAGACAACGAACGGCGGCCCGGCCAGGGATGGCCGCGGACTGCGCCGATGGGTGATCGTCGCGGTCAACGCGGCGATCACGGTTTCCATTCTGGGATACCTTTTCCGCCACGTGCGGCCCGGCGACGTGCTCGATCTGTTGCGCAATGCGGACCTGCGCGGGATCGGGATGTTCGCGGTGCTGTCGTTGACCACCAGCGGTGTTCGACTGTGGCGCTACCGCCTGCTGCTGAGGCTGGGCGGCTTTGAAGCGCCGCCGGGGCAGCTGTTCCTGATCGTGCTGGTGCGGAATGCCTTCTCCGATCTGCTGCCTGCGCGCCTGGGCACGCTGATTGATGTGTACTTTTTCACCACCCGGCTCGGCATCCCGCTGGCGGTGGCCATGTCGACGTTTTCCATTACCTTTGTCTTTGAGATTCTCGCGCTCGCACCGCTGATCGTGTTGGCGGCCTGGCGCGCTGGCGCGGCCGGTGCGCTGCCCGCGGGCGGCCTGCTCGCTGGTGGGCTGGTGCTACTGGCGGGCACCATCGCGGCTTTGGCCATTCTGCCATCGGCGCTGAGCTTCGCCGCGCAGGTGGTGCGGCGCGCGTGGCCGGGCGGCCGCCGCTGGCGAGAGCGCATCGGCACGTTGCTGCAGGACACCGGTGCGGAAGTACGCCGAGTGCAGGCGGCCGGCCTCTATGGACGCGTGTTGGCACTTTCCATCCTGCTGCGGGTGGGCAAGTACGCCTCGCTGTACGTCTTTCTTTATGCGCTGCTCAGCCCACTCGGGCACACCTGGTCCGACCTAGACCCGGCCCGCGTGTTTCTCGGTCTTTGCGCCTCGGAAATGGCGGCGAGCCTTCCGGTCTCGGGCATTGCCGGATTCGGTGTGTACGAGGGGACCTGGGCAGTGGTGTTCCGGCTGCTGGGCTTTGCGCCGGACATTGCGAAGATGACCAGTATTGCACATCACCTCTTCACGCAGGCATGGGGATATGGGATCGGGCTGGCCGCGCTGGTCGCGCTGCTGCTGCCAATATGGCGTCACCGCTGTGCGCCGGCCGCACCGATGCAAGTGCGCGACCGGCCCGCCGCCTTCTACGCGAAAGCAGCGCTGGCCACGGCGATCGTGGCACTCCTGGCGGTCGGGATTGCGCGCCTGCCGCGGCGGGTCGCGCCGCACGCGGCGGGGCCGGCGGACCGCCCATCCCCCGCAGAGCTCGCGGCGCTGCGCGCAACCGCTGCGGCATTTGGTGGAGAAATCGTCTATGACAGCACCCGCTCAGGTAGCTTTGGGATCTGGCGCATGTCCCTGGACGGTTCTCCGCCGGTGGCCGTCGCGGATGGCCCGGAACACGAAATGTATCCGGATGTTTCACCGGACGGCAGCTGGATCGTCTATGCGCGCGCGGTCACCCTTTCCAAACGTGCGCCCAG
The window above is part of the Kiritimatiellia bacterium genome. Proteins encoded here:
- a CDS encoding lysylphosphatidylglycerol synthase domain-containing protein, with product MDETTNGGPARDGRGLRRWVIVAVNAAITVSILGYLFRHVRPGDVLDLLRNADLRGIGMFAVLSLTTSGVRLWRYRLLLRLGGFEAPPGQLFLIVLVRNAFSDLLPARLGTLIDVYFFTTRLGIPLAVAMSTFSITFVFEILALAPLIVLAAWRAGAAGALPAGGLLAGGLVLLAGTIAALAILPSALSFAAQVVRRAWPGGRRWRERIGTLLQDTGAEVRRVQAAGLYGRVLALSILLRVGKYASLYVFLYALLSPLGHTWSDLDPARVFLGLCASEMAASLPVSGIAGFGVYEGTWAVVFRLLGFAPDIAKMTSIAHHLFTQAWGYGIGLAALVALLLPIWRHRCAPAAPMQVRDRPAAFYAKAALATAIVALLAVGIARLPRRVAPHAAGPADRPSPAELAALRATAAAFGGEIVYDSTRSGSFGIWRMSLDGSPPVAVADGPEHEMYPDVSPDGSWIVYARAVTLSKRAPSEIRICRPDGTHDRQLAADGTFPTFTPDGHTVIFERDRSRVMIVPLQGGEPREIFPGPKGFGGFAIVKPRMSPDGRRLTFISNRGGRRGWQVWTADLERGAIEHLGAGCEPVWHPDGRRIVFIREGGMKQGTGIAIRRVERGEPELLLDLDAPLGHEYFPAITPDGQWLLWGACRPGQHDHLAFESNYQIFVRRLPDGPPVRVSFDGWNNRWPKRLPAP
- a CDS encoding polysaccharide pyruvyl transferase family protein, translating into MDDKPTAGGALRAVTLLGSASGRNAGDAALIAAIRAEINAACGRPLRYEVPTTRPTFIRSEYGPDVEPVSLLPWTGSLRMLGPTTWRSVLRTDLSLIFDAILFDRALWNPMFNFLSSLYVVLGCAHRRGRRFAAYNVGAGPVTTAAGRRMLRELAERMTFITVRDEDSRDVLRELGLRNPRLVVTADAALTAPACDDARADALWRAAGADPALAPPLLAVNINRYLDSWAGVGGPRLTPERFLQTMAEALNRANRQIGARVVLVATQHADVPITRRLAARLAGTPAQPSAVVTNVEHSPADLKGMLRRVELLFGMRLHAMILASSELTPICGLAYQPKVHHYYRRIGLRERSLDFAEFGAESVAAHLELAWRDRAAIRARLCEVVPQLQRRSRIAARLVAAVDRGEDLDAAIAQLDGR